CATCCTCGTCCTGATGGTTCTTGCCGGTCTGCTGCTTTCGCTCAAAGTCCAGGACACTGCCGCCCCACTGGTCTTCACGCTCGGCTTCCTGATGCTCGCGGTCCTGAAGGCCCGTCTCGTCGTCCTGGATTTTCTGGGCCTGCGTTCCGGCCCGCGGGTCTTGCGGGTTGGCCTCATCGTTTGGCCGCTGTTCTTCGCGCTTGCCGCTGCGGCAAAAGCGCTCATCGCATCCATTTCTCTCGTCGGCTGAAGGGCTCTTCGCCGCCTGTTTGCAGAAACGCAAAGACCGGCCGCGCGCAGACCTTAGAAGAGATCGCGTTTACCGGTGGGCGGGGGAATCCGCGGCCGACCGGCGGGAATTGCGCAGGTCCGCGTGATTGCGGCCTCCGGGAATAGAAAGGACCATGGGATGGCAGAACGCCTTACCAAGACAGGGGCACGGAACGTCTTCTACGGCGGTTCCATCTTCTTCTTCGCAATCTTTGTCGGCCTCACGGCCCACAGCCACTACTACATGAAAACCGAATCCACCGACGAGTCGACGCTGACCGACTCCGTCGCGCGCGGCAAGCACGTCTGGGAGAAGAACTCCTGTATCAACTGCCACACCCTGCTCGGCGAGGGCGCCTATTTCGCACCGGAGATCGGCAATGTGTGGAAGCGATGGGGCGGCGAGTCCGACCCGGAAGGCGCGCGCGAGACGCTCAAGTCCTGGATGGCCGCACAGCCCTCCGGTGCCGAAGGGCGGCGGCAGATGCCGCAATTCAATCTCACCGAGCAGGAACTGAACGACCTTGCCGACTTCCTCGAATGGACGAGCCGCATCAAGACGCAGAACTGGCCTCCGAACGAGGCGGGTTGAGACGGCGCGACAAGGAGAAAAGACATGAAATATCAAACCCAAAAGGTCGCGATGCTGTATTTCTACGGCGCGCTCGGCCTGTTTCTTGCCCAGGTCCTGTTCGGCGTGCTCGCCGGCACCATCTACGTGCTGCCCAACACGCTCTCCGAATTGCTGCCCTTCAACATCGTTCGCATGGTGCATACCAACGCGCTGATCGTCTGGCTGCTGATGGGCTTCATGGGCGCCACCTACTATCTCTTGCCGGAAGAAGCGGAAACCGAGCTCTACAGCCCGAAGATCGCGATCGCCCAGTTCTGGATCTTCCTCATCGCCGCGGCCGTTGCGGTCGTCGGCTATCTCTTCCACATCCACGAGGGCCGGGAATTCCTTGAACAGCCCTTCGCGATCAAGGTCGGTATCGTCGTCGTGGC
This DNA window, taken from Sinorhizobium fredii NGR234, encodes the following:
- a CDS encoding cytochrome C oxidase subunit IV family protein, with amino-acid sequence MTDRTPRQLTKTWIILVLMVLAGLLLSLKVQDTAAPLVFTLGFLMLAVLKARLVVLDFLGLRSGPRVLRVGLIVWPLFFALAAAAKALIASISLVG
- a CDS encoding c-type cytochrome, with translation MAERLTKTGARNVFYGGSIFFFAIFVGLTAHSHYYMKTESTDESTLTDSVARGKHVWEKNSCINCHTLLGEGAYFAPEIGNVWKRWGGESDPEGARETLKSWMAAQPSGAEGRRQMPQFNLTEQELNDLADFLEWTSRIKTQNWPPNEAG